The sequence GGGCAGCTAAGAAAATTGCGTTAGCTGGAGGATTTGCTGTTGTAATGTTAAATGCGGTTTTATTTAGCGGCGGTTTAGTATTGCTCATTGCAAATGAAGGAGTGCTGGCGAGTGGATTATCGGCCATTGCATTAAACCAAGATAGTACAGGTGTCGCGAGCTTATCATTATTAAATTTTGGAGTATGTATGTTTGCTGGAGCAGAGCTAGTGGTAGGCTTCGCACACAAAGACAAAGGAGCTGGAGTATTAATAGGAATGGGTGCGGCAGCGATATCGATAGTTGCGATGTATGTAGTCACAGTTTTGGCAATAGGAGTGTTTGTACACTGGGAAACTCTGATGAGCCAAGATATTACTATGGCGAACCTAGCGTATGTTATAATGGAAAATTTAGGATATATGATGGCGATAGGCGCAGGATATACAGAAGCCACGGCGGTAAAAGCGGGGATAATATTTTATAAATTTACAGGATTGAGTATGTTTATAATACAGCTGAGTGGATATATCATATTACTATACTCACCGCTAAAACAATTTGCATCGCACTTGCCACAGAGGGAGAATAATAAAAATAAAGTTCCTGCAAACGTATTGGCGTTACAGACGATGTTACTCATCATGATTATAGCGTTGGTTTGTATAAATGGAGAAGAGTACCTCGAATGGATGGTGTTGATGGCAGTAATTCCGACAACAGCGCCATCGTTTTTGCTAATTCTTATGTTTCCGTGGTTTAGAGCAAAAAAGAAAATAGTGAAGCCAGTAAAAGTATTTAAGAGAATAAATTCGATAGCAGTATTTAGCGCAATAGCACTGCTGATGGTGGTAGTAACAAATATGAGTTTTGTAGCGACATTAATAGATGAGCGATGTTATGCAGAAGGGATAGTTTCAATAATGGGACCGATACTTTTTGCAAGTATAGCAGGTTTTATATATTCGATATATGAGATAGGAAGCGTAAAAATAGAAAAAGGATACACAGAAGTACCCCTTTGTAAAGATTAAAAAGATTAATTTAAAAGAGAAGTGTTATCTGTTTCTATAGTAGAATTATTAGAAACAGAAGTAGGCACACTATCAATAGTGGAATCAGATATATCTGTTGAGGAGCTACTCATATTAGTGGCAGCCTCTAGTCTTTTGAGTTCGCGTTTGCGTTTAGTCATAAGACCGCCGATTCTACCAGTTTCTTTTGGTGTGAGACTTTTCCAACCATCCTGTTGAATTTTGTCTAACAGTCCTAACTCTTCAGCGATTTCAAGTTTCATTTTTTGATCCATTGGCAATGCGTCGAATAACTTTTCTTTAGTCGGCATTTTGTATACATCTCCTTTTAATAATATTTAAACTAAGTATGCATCTTTTTAACATATAATATACACCCTATCCCTACTTTTTTAAAAAAAAGTTTTGAATTTGAATAGTCGTGAGTTAGCCTGGCTATAATATAAAAGATATTATTCTATATGTATAATCTATGTCAAATTAGTGGACAATATTCCTAAATTATTTTGGAGTATAAATAGATTGTAGAAAAATGATACTATATGTCAAAAATCGATAAAAGAGTAAGGAGTAAAAAGATGAAAAGATATAATATTGCAGTAGTAGGAGCAACAGGAATGGTGGGGAGAACATTCCTAAAAGTACTAGAAGAAAGAAAATTGCCTATAAATAATTTTTACGTTTTTGCATCTGCTCGCTCGGCAGGGAGCACACTAAAATTTGATGGCAAAGAGTATACTGTTTTAGAACTAAACGAAAATAGTTTTAAGGATCATAAAATTGATATCGCGTTGTTTTCGGCAGGTGGAGGAACTAGCCTAAAATATTCACCTATAGCGGCAGAGAGTGGAGCAATTGTAATAGATAACAGCTCTGCATGGAGAATGGATCCAGCCGTACCGTTAGTGGTACCAGAAGTCAATCCAGAAGATATTTTAAAACATAGAGGAATTATAGCAAATCCTAATTGCTCAACAATTCAAGCTGTTGTGGCCCTAAAACCGCTTCATGAAGCATACCAAATTAAGAGAATAGTTTATACCACATTTCAGGCAGTATCAGGAGCTGGAATGGGAGGATATACAGATTTAGAAGCGGGGTTAAGAGGAGAAGCACCAAAGAAATTTCCGCACCCTATTGCAGGAAATTGTATTCCACATATAGATTACTTTATGGACAACGGCTACACTAAAGAAGAAATTAAAATGATAGAAGAAACTAGAAAAATTCTACACGACCAATCGCTAAAAATTACAGCAACAACAGTTAGGGTGCCAGTATTTAATTCACACAGCGAAAGCATCAATGTGGAGTTTTATAATACATTCGAACTAAAAAATTTGATAGATACTTTAAAAAATGGTGAAGGAGTCGTTATAGAAGATGATGTCGCAAAAGAGATCTATCCACTGGCGCTAAACGCAGCAGACAAAGATGAAGTGTTTGTGGGACGTATTAGACGAGATGAAAGCGTCGACAGCGGCGTAAATCTCTGGGTTGTTGCAGATAACATTAGAAAAGGTGCGGCGACAAATGCGGTTCAAATAGCTGAATGGATAATAGCAAATGATGTAATTAAGTAGACTACTCATAAAGATAGGAGTGTATATCAAATGATAAAGATTTTGATGCATGGATGCAATGGCAAGATTGGACGAGTAATCACCGAGCTTGCAAAGGACGCAGAGGGGCTAGAGATTGTTGCAGGAGTAGACATAAACCAGACCATTGCCAACGACTATCCCGTGTTTGCTGCGCTAGCAGAATGCGACAAAAACATAGATGTAATAATAGACTTCTCAACCGCGGCGGCAGTGAATGGAGTACTGGAGTTTGCTAAGGAGAAAAAAATTCCGGTTGTAGTGTGTACTACAGGATTGAGTGCGGAGCAAAAGGAGATGCTAGTACAAACGAGTGAATCTGTTGCTGTATTTTTTTCATCAAATATGTCTATAGGTGTTAATTTGTTAATAGAGCTAGCGAAAAGGGCAACAAAAGCACTGGTGCCGGAAGGATTTGATGTAGAGATAGTAGAAAAGCATCATAATCGAAAGATAGATGCGCCAAGCGGGACAGCATTGTCAATAGCAGAGGCGATTCAAGATGTCATAGATAAAGAATATGCCATAGTATTTGACAGATCTAAAGTTCGTCAAGCGCGAAACAAAAATGAGATAGGTGTCCACGCAGTTCGTGGTGGAACGATTGTGGGTGAGCATGATGTCATATATGCAGGAGTGGATGAAGTGATAACTCTGTCGCATTCAGCGAGCTCGCGAGACGTATTTGCAATAGGAGCATTGAGGGCGGCGAAGTACGTTGCTAATAAGGGAGCTGGACTATATAATATGGAAAATTTGCTAGGAAAAGAGTAGCTGCAAATAGGAGGGGTTAAATCCAATATAGGAAAGAAATAACCCCTAGATATTTAGAAAAATAATGTTATTGAAGAAATGATAAGCAGGCTGTAGGTTAGCTTTACAAAGAAGTCTTGATTCATTTTTTTATGTAGAATACCACCTATTATAAAAGCAACGAATAGCGGAACGAGTGATACAAGCGTCATACTGATAGTAGTAGGAGTAAACGCACCTCGCATTAT is a genomic window of Candidatus Epulonipiscium viviparus containing:
- a CDS encoding amino acid permease, whose product is MKERLRFSAIATMMIFFAAIFSFADAPEVFYQSGYGAIFYILMAAMAFFLPYVAMLIEYGAAFKNEGIYNYLKNMIGEKTAFVAVAMWYMAFLIWITKHSFAIWEPLSYAFYGRDISHTASVFELEGLSAMGILAIALIIGMSALIQCGAAKKIALAGGFAVVMLNAVLFSGGLVLLIANEGVLASGLSAIALNQDSTGVASLSLLNFGVCMFAGAELVVGFAHKDKGAGVLIGMGAAAISIVAMYVVTVLAIGVFVHWETLMSQDITMANLAYVIMENLGYMMAIGAGYTEATAVKAGIIFYKFTGLSMFIIQLSGYIILLYSPLKQFASHLPQRENNKNKVPANVLALQTMLLIMIIALVCINGEEYLEWMVLMAVIPTTAPSFLLILMFPWFRAKKKIVKPVKVFKRINSIAVFSAIALLMVVVTNMSFVATLIDERCYAEGIVSIMGPILFASIAGFIYSIYEIGSVKIEKGYTEVPLCKD
- a CDS encoding aspartate-semialdehyde dehydrogenase gives rise to the protein MKRYNIAVVGATGMVGRTFLKVLEERKLPINNFYVFASARSAGSTLKFDGKEYTVLELNENSFKDHKIDIALFSAGGGTSLKYSPIAAESGAIVIDNSSAWRMDPAVPLVVPEVNPEDILKHRGIIANPNCSTIQAVVALKPLHEAYQIKRIVYTTFQAVSGAGMGGYTDLEAGLRGEAPKKFPHPIAGNCIPHIDYFMDNGYTKEEIKMIEETRKILHDQSLKITATTVRVPVFNSHSESINVEFYNTFELKNLIDTLKNGEGVVIEDDVAKEIYPLALNAADKDEVFVGRIRRDESVDSGVNLWVVADNIRKGAATNAVQIAEWIIANDVIK
- the dapB gene encoding 4-hydroxy-tetrahydrodipicolinate reductase; the protein is MIKILMHGCNGKIGRVITELAKDAEGLEIVAGVDINQTIANDYPVFAALAECDKNIDVIIDFSTAAAVNGVLEFAKEKKIPVVVCTTGLSAEQKEMLVQTSESVAVFFSSNMSIGVNLLIELAKRATKALVPEGFDVEIVEKHHNRKIDAPSGTALSIAEAIQDVIDKEYAIVFDRSKVRQARNKNEIGVHAVRGGTIVGEHDVIYAGVDEVITLSHSASSRDVFAIGALRAAKYVANKGAGLYNMENLLGKE